GATCAATGAAattattgaaattgaaattaagtcaaaacaaaccaaactggatgtgtgtgaataaatgtcAATCAGTCATGTATGCAGTGTATGGGTGTGAATGAAGTGTGCTGTATGTGAGTGTTGTATGCAAGAGGGAAAATCAAACTCAGTCCCACATGGCAGGGGGGAACATGAGACCCAGGTTACCAGCTTGGAAGCAGCAAAGAGGGTGAGTGCTGGATAAGACTGCTCTTAAATACCCAGCACACAGGTGAGGCCATTTAGGCTGACGACCTGCCCACCACTGCCAACAAGGAAATAGGACAGCCAATCAGCAGGCAGGACGTCacaatatgttattttaataataaaataatataatacactatgattatctcagtgcaatgttttgttaacagagcctgaaagttgattttgtttgttttggttgtagtttatgtatttatgttttatttatctaggatattttagtTTACCGTGGAGTGTAAACTTAGCTGTTAGCCACCATTAGCATGTCTCCGTGTTGCTCCGGGACTGACCTGCTCTGTGCAGCCGGACTTGGGGCTTCAGCACGGCTTCGAGCAGCCTCCTCTGGCGGCAGATCTCCCGCTCTGACCGCTCCACTCTGTCTTCGTACTCCGCCACGGTTTCCTCCAACAGACCGACGATCTCCTCCGCAGCCGCCGTTAGCCGCTCGGTGAGCAGCGCTCTCAGC
This genomic interval from Centropristis striata isolate RG_2023a ecotype Rhode Island chromosome 14, C.striata_1.0, whole genome shotgun sequence contains the following:
- the LOC131984810 gene encoding uncharacterized protein LOC131984810 isoform X2 codes for the protein MCGVQLLRVSVHERMRAAAEDVLLRVETGEEAALRALLTERLTAAAEEIVGLLEETVAEYEDRVERSEREICRQRRLLEAVLKPQVRLHRAGQSRSNTETC